The following coding sequences lie in one Fimbriimonadaceae bacterium genomic window:
- the glmU gene encoding bifunctional UDP-N-acetylglucosamine diphosphorylase/glucosamine-1-phosphate N-acetyltransferase GlmU → MPSNALAAIVLAAGKGTRMKSELPKGLFPICGQPMAKLVGETLKSAGAERVVVVVGHGGDLMIEALGDGFEYVWQREQNGTGHAALMAESALGTFEGPVVICAADTPLLDEATLRALVEEHREAHADLTMATAHLPDPSGYGRVVRDVHNRATKIVEEKDANPKIKAIKEVNSGLYCVNASILFRLLSTLSNKNAQGEYYLTDIVEAVFESGGRVETRSFPPSILLGVNDRWQLAEAEESYRKQVIRRHCLNGVTVVDPNTTYISANAQIGAETVIFPMTHILGASVIGESCEIGPSTMIKDSTVGVGCTVLMSHMNRAKLGNDVRVGPYSNIRPGTSLGDGVKVGNFVEIKNAELGGRASVSHLTYIGDATIGSETNIGAGTITCNYDGYKKYRTTIGEGAFIGSNSTLIAPVAIGDGAIIAAGSVINEDVPADALGLGRARQEVKEEWAQKWRKRKQTD, encoded by the coding sequence ATGCCAAGCAACGCGCTAGCCGCTATCGTTCTCGCCGCAGGGAAGGGAACTCGGATGAAGTCCGAGCTTCCGAAAGGGCTCTTTCCAATCTGTGGACAGCCCATGGCGAAGCTTGTTGGTGAAACTTTGAAAAGCGCTGGGGCTGAGCGGGTGGTGGTAGTGGTCGGGCATGGTGGCGATCTGATGATCGAAGCCCTCGGCGACGGCTTTGAGTATGTTTGGCAACGCGAACAGAACGGGACGGGACACGCCGCGCTGATGGCGGAGTCGGCGCTGGGCACATTTGAAGGGCCCGTGGTAATTTGTGCTGCCGATACTCCTCTGCTCGACGAGGCTACGCTTAGAGCGCTTGTCGAGGAGCATCGCGAGGCTCATGCGGACCTTACCATGGCAACCGCTCATCTCCCGGATCCTTCAGGTTACGGACGCGTTGTCCGCGATGTTCATAATCGCGCCACGAAGATCGTTGAGGAGAAAGATGCCAATCCTAAAATCAAGGCGATCAAAGAGGTCAACAGCGGCCTTTACTGTGTCAATGCTTCGATTCTGTTTAGGCTCTTATCGACGCTCAGCAACAAAAACGCCCAGGGTGAGTACTACCTGACGGACATCGTTGAGGCTGTTTTTGAGTCTGGTGGCAGGGTTGAGACGAGGAGTTTCCCACCATCGATTCTCCTTGGAGTGAACGATCGTTGGCAGTTGGCAGAAGCTGAAGAGTCTTATCGGAAACAAGTCATCCGGAGACATTGTCTGAACGGAGTTACCGTGGTGGACCCCAACACCACATACATCTCTGCGAACGCTCAGATAGGGGCGGAAACTGTGATCTTTCCGATGACACATATCCTCGGAGCGAGTGTTATTGGTGAATCTTGTGAGATCGGTCCGTCAACGATGATAAAAGACAGCACCGTTGGCGTTGGCTGCACCGTCTTGATGAGCCATATGAACCGTGCCAAGCTCGGAAATGATGTCCGAGTTGGCCCGTACTCGAACATCAGGCCGGGGACATCGCTGGGTGATGGCGTTAAGGTGGGAAATTTCGTCGAGATCAAGAATGCAGAGCTTGGGGGGAGGGCTTCTGTGTCGCATTTGACCTATATCGGCGATGCCACGATTGGCTCGGAGACCAATATTGGAGCCGGAACGATCACCTGCAACTACGATGGTTATAAAAAATATCGAACAACCATAGGCGAGGGGGCCTTTATTGGGTCAAACTCTACACTTATCGCCCCCGTTGCCATTGGTGATGGGGCAATCATTGCCGCGGGCAGTGTGATCAACGAAGACGTTCCTGCAGACGCGCTGGGCTTAGGCCGGGCGCGGCAGGAGGTGAAGGAAGAATGGGCACAAAAATGGCGGAAGCGCAAACAAACGGACTGA
- a CDS encoding ribose-phosphate pyrophosphokinase has translation MAEAQTNGLSTSELSGMKIFSGNAHRDLANKVADYLSVDLGHITSTRFSDGELRVMVNESARGNDVFILQPTCSPVNDTIMELVIMLDAFRRASASRITVVMPYFGYARQDKKIKPREPITARLISDLIQVAGAHRIVCMDLHAEQIQGFFDIPVDHLYCGPIIGQYMIEHGYQEQDIVVVSPDVGGVSRARALAEMLHSPLAIIAKRRPEPNKVDIVEIIGDVEGKKCVMIDDMIDTGGSVVQGAEALMKRGAKDVVVCCTHPVLSGNASQRLQDSIISELICMDTIPIPAEKEFPKLTVLESAPLIGEAIRRIHHNVSISTLFKDWR, from the coding sequence ATGGCGGAAGCGCAAACAAACGGACTGAGCACGTCGGAACTTTCCGGAATGAAGATTTTCTCTGGGAACGCCCATCGCGACCTTGCCAATAAGGTCGCCGATTACCTGAGCGTCGATCTCGGGCACATCACATCCACACGTTTTAGTGACGGCGAACTGCGGGTTATGGTGAATGAAAGCGCGAGAGGCAACGACGTCTTTATCCTCCAGCCAACCTGCTCACCCGTGAACGATACGATCATGGAGCTTGTCATCATGCTCGACGCATTCCGTCGTGCATCGGCGAGCAGGATTACGGTGGTTATGCCGTACTTTGGATACGCCCGCCAGGACAAGAAGATCAAGCCCCGCGAACCGATCACAGCACGTCTGATCTCCGACCTGATCCAAGTTGCAGGAGCCCATCGAATCGTTTGTATGGATTTGCACGCCGAGCAGATTCAGGGTTTCTTCGATATCCCAGTTGACCATCTGTATTGCGGCCCGATCATCGGTCAGTACATGATTGAGCACGGTTATCAAGAGCAGGATATCGTCGTCGTCAGCCCGGACGTGGGCGGTGTTTCGCGAGCCCGAGCGCTTGCTGAAATGCTTCATTCCCCCTTGGCCATCATTGCAAAGAGACGTCCCGAGCCTAACAAAGTGGACATCGTCGAGATCATTGGTGATGTTGAAGGCAAGAAGTGCGTAATGATTGACGACATGATCGACACCGGCGGATCGGTCGTTCAGGGTGCGGAAGCCTTGATGAAGCGCGGCGCAAAAGATGTCGTCGTATGTTGCACACACCCGGTTTTGAGCGGCAACGCCTCGCAGCGATTGCAGGACAGCATCATTAGTGAGCTGATCTGCATGGACACCATTCCAATTCCTGCCGAGAAAGAGTTTCCAAAGCTGACCGTTCTTGAATCAGCGCCCCTTATCGGTGAAGCGATCCGAAGGATTCACCACAACGTTTCGATTAGCACACTCTTCAAGGACTGGCGTTAA
- the recO gene encoding DNA repair protein RecO, giving the protein MSATANVHAIVLRRRDAGESDRRLTLLTAELGVMDVTAKGARKHGSRLAGISEPLSVCSMNLATGRKTWFVTQAQPITSYPGLRADYDRLTFALALTEIAAAVLPHGQEAPEAFRFLVEALRYIEVAERPIVSLIWAELKLMELSGFQPVWNLSVVSGVGVQEAQAFVSPSAGGYVTSDEASEFRDRFLVRAEVLYGLAKVAEIEEPPPKLKYAEDSLRALFSFWRHFAESALQANEQVIANLPTNGV; this is encoded by the coding sequence CTGTCGGCGACTGCAAACGTACATGCAATCGTCTTAAGACGCCGGGACGCTGGAGAAAGCGACCGGCGTCTTACTCTTTTGACTGCCGAACTTGGGGTGATGGACGTCACTGCCAAGGGAGCTCGCAAGCACGGGTCTAGGCTCGCAGGGATATCCGAGCCTCTTTCGGTTTGCTCAATGAATCTGGCCACGGGGCGCAAGACCTGGTTCGTTACGCAGGCACAACCGATCACCTCCTACCCAGGCTTGCGCGCGGACTACGACAGACTCACATTCGCACTGGCTCTGACTGAAATCGCGGCTGCTGTGCTACCCCACGGGCAAGAAGCTCCCGAGGCTTTTCGATTTTTGGTCGAGGCGCTACGCTACATCGAGGTCGCTGAACGCCCAATTGTGAGCTTAATTTGGGCTGAGCTGAAGCTGATGGAGTTGAGTGGCTTTCAACCCGTTTGGAACTTGTCTGTTGTATCTGGAGTAGGGGTACAGGAAGCTCAAGCGTTTGTATCGCCGTCTGCCGGTGGGTATGTGACCTCGGACGAAGCATCCGAATTCCGAGATCGTTTTCTTGTGCGCGCTGAGGTGCTTTATGGCCTTGCCAAGGTCGCTGAGATTGAGGAGCCGCCGCCAAAACTGAAATACGCCGAAGACAGCCTGAGAGCGCTCTTTTCGTTTTGGAGGCACTTTGCCGAAAGCGCTTTACAGGCAAACGAGCAGGTTATCGCGAACCTGCCGACAAATGGAGTGTAA
- a CDS encoding peptide ABC transporter substrate-binding protein: protein MRYTGILLVFAALLAVAGCGKGNFSDRVKSAQRDVFRYPIPNNPTTLDPGVVQDGDTIDLLQNVYEGLVGWSTENTVEPRLAESWDISEDGTVYTFHLKKGVKFHSGREVTAEDFKWTFERNCYKTDPNKFSNETAGVYLTDIVGVREKCAGTANDITGIKVVDPYTLTITIDKPRPYFLGKLTFIVSAVLDKDIVPMGQEINKPELMVSTGPFKCTEYVQEQVTVLEAFEDYHGGKSPVAKIERPVIKDAATRLNKYKAGEIDLVQLQRQDIEGVEKDPAIAGDLVLFERPSTWYIGLNADVLPPLRDKRVRQAIAMSIDKDQIVNGLMKGVNSVANGLVPPGVFGHRKDAKALPYDPDRARQLLAEAGYPGGKGFPQLTIYYRESYPDIQLVAVAVTGMIKENLGIDAKGQTMEWRAFLEKNNAKKQPFVHMRWAADYLDPENYLSFLLASYGPENRLNHHNPEYDRLCAMADTELNPEKRKQLYAQAEDIGLDDAVIVPIYYQRDAELISPRVKGIRSNLFGHLAHTTLKLENAPK from the coding sequence ATGAGGTACACAGGAATTCTGCTGGTGTTCGCCGCTCTCTTGGCTGTAGCTGGATGTGGCAAAGGCAACTTTTCGGATCGTGTAAAGAGCGCTCAACGAGACGTCTTTAGATATCCGATTCCCAACAACCCAACGACCCTTGACCCAGGTGTTGTGCAGGATGGAGACACGATCGACCTTCTGCAAAACGTCTATGAGGGCCTCGTCGGATGGAGCACCGAGAATACGGTTGAGCCCCGACTGGCTGAGAGTTGGGATATATCGGAAGACGGCACGGTTTATACGTTCCATCTCAAGAAAGGCGTGAAGTTCCATAGCGGACGAGAGGTGACGGCTGAGGACTTTAAGTGGACTTTCGAGCGCAACTGCTACAAGACCGACCCCAACAAGTTTTCGAACGAGACTGCGGGTGTGTACCTGACCGATATCGTTGGAGTCCGTGAAAAGTGCGCGGGCACAGCTAACGACATCACTGGCATCAAGGTCGTTGATCCGTACACCTTGACGATCACCATCGACAAGCCTCGACCCTACTTCTTGGGCAAGCTGACGTTCATCGTCAGTGCGGTGCTCGATAAAGACATCGTTCCGATGGGGCAAGAAATCAACAAGCCGGAATTGATGGTAAGCACTGGGCCGTTCAAATGCACCGAATATGTCCAGGAGCAGGTGACCGTTCTAGAAGCTTTTGAGGACTATCACGGCGGTAAATCGCCCGTTGCAAAGATCGAGCGCCCGGTTATCAAAGATGCTGCGACTCGTCTGAACAAGTACAAGGCAGGAGAGATTGACCTTGTGCAGCTTCAGCGGCAAGATATCGAAGGTGTAGAGAAGGACCCGGCGATTGCTGGTGACCTGGTGCTCTTTGAGCGACCTTCTACTTGGTACATCGGTCTCAACGCCGATGTTCTTCCTCCGCTCCGCGACAAGCGCGTACGCCAAGCGATTGCGATGTCGATTGACAAGGATCAGATTGTTAACGGCCTCATGAAGGGCGTGAACAGCGTCGCCAATGGCTTGGTGCCTCCGGGTGTTTTTGGGCACAGAAAGGATGCGAAGGCGCTTCCGTATGACCCCGATAGAGCGCGCCAATTACTCGCTGAGGCCGGATATCCGGGCGGGAAGGGTTTCCCTCAGCTCACGATCTATTATCGAGAGAGCTACCCAGACATTCAGTTGGTCGCTGTTGCTGTGACAGGGATGATCAAGGAGAACCTTGGCATTGACGCAAAGGGGCAGACGATGGAATGGCGCGCATTCCTTGAGAAGAATAACGCCAAGAAACAGCCCTTTGTGCATATGCGATGGGCCGCCGACTATCTGGACCCTGAGAACTATCTCAGCTTCTTGTTGGCTAGCTACGGGCCTGAGAACCGTCTGAATCACCACAACCCGGAGTACGACCGGCTTTGTGCGATGGCGGATACCGAACTCAATCCAGAGAAACGCAAGCAGCTTTACGCTCAAGCGGAGGATATTGGTCTGGACGATGCTGTAATCGTGCCGATCTACTACCAACGCGATGCTGAGTTGATCAGCCCGCGCGTGAAGGGAATTCGTAGCAACCTCTTTGGGCACTTGGCGCACACCACGCTGAAGCTTGAAAATGCACCCAAATAG
- a CDS encoding helix-turn-helix transcriptional regulator, translating into MRVRPKKSRFVLAEFGRGYSDISWNNGGEGLPLEPSGLPAWKSNGGPTRGHPDRALPFSVQIDLPETPERLVRVYLVGIFAQWADAAIEGSGSIGAMFTVGDQAKPLLRIDLLSRRHYDDAKELDRADRILGDGTSLRAVGSARISGKTYRVDELSVDVPDGPAPTTMHFRDLGTPASFVLFDVILEYEPGESGCPFHSGGGGVSLSDLPGVMRVGDRVRFGRALDQLEHAVLSANDLDEARGEALTFIAVVTASMLEMGGSRSMHRIQLQTARAFDELSELSDIAREARRVAEDVATSAMSEPSSEGDRLMDRAINLINRNYSKDLADDDIAEQLGLSTSHFRYLFRKATGQPFHRYLIGIRLEQAKILIVEGDVPVTQVAATVGFSGLSHFSRAFTQRFGVSPTSLRRTTE; encoded by the coding sequence ATGAGAGTTCGACCTAAGAAAAGCCGATTCGTACTTGCCGAATTTGGGAGGGGCTATTCCGATATCTCGTGGAACAACGGTGGGGAAGGATTGCCCTTGGAGCCATCGGGGTTGCCCGCATGGAAAAGTAACGGCGGCCCTACTCGGGGGCACCCAGACCGAGCCCTCCCTTTTTCGGTACAGATTGACCTTCCTGAGACGCCGGAGCGGTTAGTACGGGTCTATCTTGTTGGCATCTTTGCACAATGGGCCGATGCGGCGATTGAGGGTTCAGGCTCGATAGGGGCGATGTTTACGGTCGGTGACCAGGCGAAGCCGCTGTTGAGAATCGACCTGCTGAGTCGTCGCCATTATGACGACGCCAAGGAGCTTGACAGAGCTGACCGAATTCTTGGCGATGGTACTAGTTTGCGCGCTGTGGGTTCGGCAAGGATTTCAGGGAAAACCTATCGGGTTGATGAGTTATCCGTAGATGTTCCTGACGGACCTGCGCCAACGACGATGCACTTTCGTGACTTGGGGACGCCAGCATCCTTTGTTCTCTTTGACGTTATCTTGGAGTACGAACCTGGTGAAAGCGGTTGCCCGTTTCATTCTGGTGGTGGTGGTGTTTCGCTATCGGATCTCCCTGGGGTGATGCGGGTAGGCGATCGTGTGCGGTTTGGCAGGGCGCTTGACCAGCTTGAGCATGCGGTCTTGAGCGCGAATGATCTCGACGAGGCTCGTGGAGAAGCGCTTACCTTTATTGCGGTTGTAACAGCCTCAATGCTTGAGATGGGTGGCTCAAGGAGCATGCACAGGATTCAGTTGCAGACCGCGCGAGCTTTCGACGAACTGTCCGAACTGTCTGACATCGCCAGGGAAGCCCGCAGAGTTGCCGAAGATGTGGCTACGAGTGCTATGAGTGAACCTTCCTCGGAAGGTGACCGCTTGATGGACCGCGCGATCAACCTCATCAACCGCAACTACTCGAAGGATTTAGCGGACGATGATATAGCCGAGCAGCTTGGGCTTAGCACGAGTCATTTCCGGTATCTCTTTAGGAAGGCAACCGGACAGCCCTTCCACCGTTATCTGATCGGGATTCGGCTTGAACAAGCCAAGATCTTGATCGTGGAGGGTGATGTGCCCGTTACTCAGGTCGCCGCAACAGTAGGTTTTTCAGGACTTTCACACTTTAGCCGCGCCTTTACACAGCGCTTTGGAGTCAGTCCAACAAGTCTGCGGCGTACCACTGAATAA
- a CDS encoding ATP-binding cassette domain-containing protein: MSAISVTGLIKRFDKKTVLDGIDLAIKEGEIVAVMGSSGGGKTTLLKCITGLISPTEGQIEVGGVDVSANTESARLQMGLVFQSAALFDYLSVRDNVLFGVRRHTNLSKSEQFALCEELLETVGLGGTEDLMPAELSGGMRKRAGIARALALRPKVMLYDEPTTGLDPITAYTIDSMIAEVNSKYHVTSLVVSHDVSSVFRIADRVAFLDGGKLTFLGTTAEFEASRNDAIHELITKSAARSFF, from the coding sequence ATGAGCGCGATCTCTGTAACCGGACTCATTAAGAGGTTTGACAAGAAGACCGTGCTCGACGGGATTGATTTGGCCATCAAGGAGGGTGAGATCGTAGCGGTGATGGGCAGCAGTGGGGGAGGGAAGACCACGCTGCTCAAATGCATCACTGGCCTGATAAGCCCAACCGAGGGCCAGATTGAAGTGGGTGGTGTCGATGTTTCAGCTAACACCGAATCAGCACGGCTGCAGATGGGGCTGGTGTTCCAATCCGCCGCGCTGTTTGACTATCTGAGTGTCCGTGACAATGTGCTCTTTGGCGTTCGCCGGCATACGAATTTGAGCAAATCCGAGCAGTTTGCGCTGTGTGAGGAGCTTCTTGAGACGGTGGGTCTTGGCGGAACGGAGGACCTGATGCCGGCTGAGTTAAGTGGTGGTATGCGTAAGCGAGCTGGCATCGCAAGAGCATTGGCGCTTCGTCCTAAAGTGATGCTTTACGATGAGCCGACAACCGGATTAGACCCGATTACGGCTTATACCATCGACTCGATGATTGCCGAAGTGAACAGCAAGTATCACGTGACGAGTCTGGTGGTGAGCCACGACGTGAGTTCTGTGTTTCGGATTGCCGATCGCGTGGCATTCTTGGATGGCGGCAAGCTGACATTCCTTGGCACGACTGCAGAGTTTGAGGCATCGCGCAATGATGCAATTCACGAACTCATCACCAAATCTGCGGCACGGTCCTTTTTTTAG
- a CDS encoding GNAT family N-acetyltransferase produces the protein MSFSIRLATQADAIAAAEVVRAVYDEYGFTWDTGGYHSDLYNLQSHYIDQGDYFWVAEDESGKIVATNVLTFHEAIPGSHGHVVKHGSKYRIAGTECALNRLYVHPDGRRQGIGQAMMQVTMDAAADRGKTAIEIWSDKKFEDAHRLYMRFGALIAGERICDDPDESPEWGLFLEL, from the coding sequence ATGAGCTTCTCCATCCGACTCGCCACCCAGGCCGACGCCATCGCCGCCGCTGAAGTTGTCCGTGCCGTTTACGACGAATACGGCTTCACCTGGGACACCGGTGGCTACCATTCCGATCTCTACAACCTCCAGAGTCACTATATCGACCAAGGTGACTATTTTTGGGTGGCAGAGGATGAATCTGGAAAGATCGTCGCCACAAACGTCCTCACCTTCCATGAAGCTATACCCGGCTCCCACGGACACGTGGTCAAGCATGGTAGCAAATACAGAATTGCGGGCACCGAATGCGCGCTGAACAGGCTTTACGTCCACCCGGATGGCCGCAGGCAGGGGATCGGACAAGCCATGATGCAGGTGACGATGGATGCGGCAGCCGACCGAGGGAAAACGGCCATCGAAATCTGGAGTGACAAGAAGTTCGAAGACGCCCACCGGTTGTACATGCGTTTTGGAGCGCTCATTGCTGGTGAACGGATCTGCGATGACCCCGATGAGAGCCCAGAGTGGGGCTTGTTCTTAGAGCTGTAA
- a CDS encoding AAA family ATPase, which produces MSNLNEAKRLRSLGLNVVPVAHREKTPSIADGNGRIRRIAWSGYQASMVPESNLESWFSRDIGMGVMCGEVSGFLCVLDFDREGTYEAWKGLFPAWAAVLPTDRRGDRYHVYLRTEGPLQSSTFSLCGDHQSCGDLLAQGKFVVMPPTIHPEGETRVWVNPIKEPIPVVSLAELGVEVPIRASVSPAERVQVERAPDGSMRPGDWFNENVSWREVLEPHGWDLTGISGRKEYWRRPGERAGTHSAVVGFANKNPNWFFNFSPNSHPFEPNNCYSPFAAYALLNHGGDFSKAAKAIFEARKSTVQLHHPSIEKESWEDLDFANFSFCGDFQDENGEGLAVQSFEEVFVAMPEYMQESEERGMDWIVEGLLPATFLALLAGGSKAGKSCFATALAMAVAKGEPFLGLPTTRCPVMWLAVEESQTERALVLKEYEVTSNLLISHYKFCLEKPADMYLLRQCIRQSGARLLIIDPLYAATNTDTLSDGRQARKVLTGLKELCASERIACVLLHHINKNVASGMNRERMADSNQILAAVSLDLLMEHEENSDGTRWITLHGAGRGDFSRRVWTIYSSGPASYELREKPDGVSKSKYFADENILSELRECPEGLTKDELVERTGQNAKTLGNRLSELKKGRAIKVIGKKRRADIYSLSEEQIAA; this is translated from the coding sequence GTGAGCAACCTCAATGAAGCAAAGAGGCTGCGAAGCCTTGGCCTCAATGTGGTTCCTGTGGCTCACAGAGAGAAAACTCCAAGCATTGCCGACGGAAACGGGAGAATTCGCCGGATAGCGTGGAGCGGTTACCAAGCGAGCATGGTCCCTGAATCGAATCTCGAAAGCTGGTTCTCTCGTGATATCGGCATGGGTGTCATGTGTGGTGAAGTCAGCGGCTTTCTGTGTGTGCTTGACTTCGACCGAGAGGGGACTTATGAGGCCTGGAAGGGCCTCTTCCCCGCTTGGGCGGCTGTACTGCCGACCGACCGACGTGGGGACCGATATCACGTCTATCTTCGCACTGAGGGGCCTTTGCAGTCCTCGACCTTCAGCCTTTGTGGGGACCACCAGTCATGCGGTGACCTCTTAGCGCAAGGGAAATTCGTCGTCATGCCCCCGACCATTCATCCCGAAGGCGAGACTCGCGTTTGGGTGAATCCTATTAAGGAACCGATTCCGGTCGTTTCTTTGGCTGAACTCGGGGTCGAGGTGCCGATACGTGCTTCTGTTAGTCCGGCAGAGAGAGTTCAGGTCGAGAGAGCGCCCGATGGTTCTATGCGGCCAGGAGACTGGTTTAACGAGAACGTTTCTTGGCGAGAAGTCTTAGAACCCCATGGGTGGGACCTCACGGGCATATCAGGTCGAAAGGAGTATTGGCGAAGGCCAGGGGAAAGGGCCGGTACTCATAGCGCGGTTGTAGGGTTCGCAAATAAAAACCCGAATTGGTTTTTCAACTTCTCACCTAACTCTCACCCCTTTGAGCCTAACAACTGCTATTCGCCGTTCGCGGCGTACGCGCTTTTGAACCATGGCGGAGATTTTTCGAAGGCGGCCAAGGCCATCTTTGAGGCTCGAAAATCGACCGTGCAACTTCATCATCCCTCTATAGAAAAAGAAAGTTGGGAAGACCTCGACTTTGCCAACTTTTCTTTTTGTGGTGACTTCCAAGATGAGAATGGCGAGGGCTTGGCAGTCCAGAGCTTTGAGGAGGTTTTTGTGGCTATGCCGGAGTACATGCAGGAGAGCGAGGAGCGTGGCATGGATTGGATAGTTGAAGGGCTTTTGCCTGCTACCTTTCTTGCCCTGCTTGCTGGAGGGTCGAAGGCTGGGAAGTCGTGCTTTGCGACGGCTCTGGCTATGGCCGTGGCTAAGGGTGAACCGTTCCTTGGCCTTCCGACGACTCGGTGTCCGGTCATGTGGTTGGCGGTCGAGGAGAGTCAGACCGAGCGGGCTTTAGTGCTGAAAGAGTATGAGGTGACTTCAAACCTGCTTATCAGCCACTACAAGTTCTGCCTCGAAAAGCCAGCGGACATGTATCTGTTGCGGCAGTGCATCCGTCAGTCAGGGGCTCGTCTTCTGATTATCGACCCTCTCTATGCAGCCACCAATACTGACACGCTCTCAGACGGTCGGCAAGCTCGGAAGGTCCTCACGGGCCTTAAAGAGCTTTGTGCCAGTGAGAGAATCGCCTGTGTGCTTCTGCATCACATCAATAAGAACGTTGCGTCTGGCATGAACCGTGAACGTATGGCCGATTCCAACCAAATTCTTGCGGCGGTCTCTCTTGACCTGCTCATGGAGCATGAAGAGAACTCCGACGGAACCCGCTGGATAACGCTTCATGGCGCGGGTCGAGGCGATTTCAGCCGTCGGGTTTGGACCATCTACTCTTCGGGACCGGCTTCGTACGAGTTGCGAGAAAAGCCCGATGGAGTATCAAAGTCAAAGTACTTTGCTGATGAGAACATCTTGAGTGAGCTTCGAGAATGCCCTGAGGGGCTCACCAAAGATGAGTTAGTAGAACGAACAGGCCAAAACGCCAAAACCCTCGGGAATCGGCTTTCAGAGCTGAAAAAGGGGCGAGCTATCAAAGTCATTGGCAAAAAGCGCCGTGCTGATATCTACTCTCTGAGTGAAGAGCAAATCGCGGCGTAG